In a genomic window of Sulfurisphaera tokodaii str. 7:
- a CDS encoding DNA topoisomerase I has protein sequence MNCYPKNYILVIAEKSKAAKKIAEALSDKPTTCKKYSVSYWVVNYKGKVNVVAPAAGHLFNLYGDSSFPIFSMDWKPLWEIDDSAKYTKKYYNLLKDLSKYAIEYINACDYDIEGSVIGYMIIKHFGDLKKAKRMKFSALTKQDIQKAYSNLSPLDYNMINAGIARHKVDWIWGINVSRALMLAVSSVTKKRVTLSAGRVQSPTLIHVVENEIARELYIPLPVYRVRVKIKIGNETFSLSLNRTFEYKEEAQEFANKIKKSRAVVDEVRIEEKPLTRPSPFNLGDLQAEAGRILGYSPYYVERLAEELYLDGLISYPRTNSQKIPPSVDIKSIVNGLEANFKNLVGLVRNITKGEYIVRQGSKDDPAHPAIYPTGNRITEKLGIKQYKLFELITRRFLASISRDAIMITQKIIIRFKDVDISDEITRQKIKFKGWLLLYPYHSVKDEELLDVKEGEEVKIESVSVKMDLAKPDVKRYNKVQLLKWMETSNLGTEATRGKIIETLFNRKYLSQKRGTIYPTSLGIVIVEVLKDYFKDLTSIELTSKMEEKLNEILDGKETVEGVVAETINTLRIYLDNYNKYKDQIGIKLAKILGLMKYKKCKFCDLEAEYDNLCKYHYNAYMKLKETLKVWKERTKLEDKDILKKIYSSKTTGKYIKDMISEMM, from the coding sequence ATGAATTGTTATCCTAAAAATTATATCTTAGTTATTGCAGAAAAAAGTAAAGCTGCAAAGAAAATAGCTGAGGCTTTATCAGATAAACCAACTACATGTAAAAAATACTCAGTAAGCTATTGGGTTGTAAATTATAAAGGAAAAGTAAACGTTGTTGCACCTGCTGCTGGTCATTTATTTAATCTTTATGGTGATAGTTCTTTTCCTATTTTTTCAATGGATTGGAAACCTCTTTGGGAAATAGATGATTCTGCTAAATATACAAAAAAGTACTATAATTTGCTTAAAGATTTATCAAAATATGCCATTGAATATATTAATGCTTGTGATTATGATATTGAAGGTTCTGTAATAGGTTATATGATAATCAAACATTTTGGTGATTTAAAAAAAGCTAAAAGAATGAAATTTTCAGCGTTAACTAAACAAGACATACAGAAAGCATATTCAAATCTTTCACCATTAGACTACAATATGATAAATGCAGGTATTGCTAGGCATAAAGTAGATTGGATATGGGGTATTAACGTAAGTAGGGCCTTAATGTTAGCTGTAAGTTCTGTTACAAAGAAAAGGGTGACATTAAGTGCGGGGAGGGTACAAAGTCCTACTCTAATTCATGTAGTAGAAAATGAGATAGCAAGAGAACTATATATTCCATTGCCTGTATATAGAGTTAGAGTAAAAATTAAAATAGGAAATGAGACATTTAGCTTGTCGTTAAATAGAACGTTCGAATACAAGGAAGAAGCTCAAGAGTTTGCTAATAAAATAAAAAAATCAAGGGCTGTAGTGGATGAGGTCAGAATAGAGGAAAAACCATTAACACGACCTTCACCTTTTAATCTAGGAGATTTACAAGCAGAAGCTGGTAGAATATTAGGCTATTCACCTTATTATGTCGAAAGATTAGCTGAAGAATTATACTTAGATGGGTTAATTAGCTATCCTAGAACAAATAGCCAAAAAATTCCCCCATCAGTTGATATTAAAAGTATAGTTAATGGATTAGAAGCTAATTTTAAGAACTTGGTAGGGTTAGTGAGAAACATTACGAAAGGAGAATACATAGTCAGACAAGGAAGTAAAGATGATCCCGCTCATCCTGCAATTTACCCTACTGGAAATAGAATAACTGAAAAACTTGGGATTAAACAATATAAGTTGTTTGAACTAATAACTAGGCGTTTTCTTGCAAGCATTTCAAGAGATGCTATAATGATAACTCAGAAAATAATCATACGGTTTAAGGATGTGGATATATCTGATGAGATAACTAGGCAAAAAATAAAGTTTAAAGGATGGTTATTACTATACCCATATCATTCTGTGAAAGATGAGGAATTATTAGATGTAAAAGAAGGAGAAGAGGTTAAGATAGAATCTGTTTCTGTAAAGATGGATTTGGCTAAACCGGATGTAAAAAGATACAACAAAGTTCAATTATTAAAATGGATGGAAACTTCTAACTTAGGAACTGAGGCTACAAGAGGAAAAATTATTGAAACCTTATTTAATAGAAAATATCTTTCACAAAAAAGAGGTACAATATATCCTACATCGCTAGGAATTGTTATAGTTGAGGTGTTGAAAGATTATTTTAAGGACTTAACAAGCATAGAATTAACTTCAAAGATGGAAGAAAAATTAAACGAAATACTAGATGGGAAAGAGACAGTAGAAGGAGTTGTCGCAGAAACAATAAATACTCTGAGGATCTATCTAGATAATTATAATAAATATAAAGATCAAATAGGAATTAAATTAGCTAAAATATTAGGATTAATGAAGTATAAGAAATGTAAGTTCTGTGACCTTGAGGCAGAATATGATAATTTATGTAAATATCACTATAATGCATATATGAAATTGAAAGAAACACTTAAGGTATGGAAAGAGAGAACTAAATTAGAAGATAAAGATATATTGAAAAAAATTTATAGTTCGAAAACTACGGGAAAATATATAAAGGACATGATTTCAGAGATGATGTGA
- a CDS encoding DNA-directed RNA polymerase subunit K translates to MSINKIFEESWKNRLTKYEIARIISARALQLAMGASPLIDTNNLPFNDVISIAEEELKRGVLPITVRRVYPNGKIELVSVKKVEFK, encoded by the coding sequence GTGAGTATAAATAAAATTTTTGAGGAGAGCTGGAAAAACAGATTAACGAAATACGAGATAGCTAGAATTATAAGTGCCAGAGCATTACAATTAGCTATGGGAGCTTCTCCTCTTATAGACACTAATAATTTACCTTTTAATGATGTAATTAGTATAGCAGAAGAAGAGCTTAAGCGTGGGGTCTTACCTATTACAGTAAGGCGTGTATATCCTAATGGGAAGATAGAGTTGGTTTCAGTTAAAAAGGTAGAGTTTAAATAG
- a CDS encoding pyridoxal-phosphate-dependent aminotransferase family protein translates to MLLIPGPVEVPRSVREASTLVVNHRSEKFREIVRKLESLMNKHFSASRTALLTGSGTLAVEAMVYSLIKPNEKVISFPYGEFGNRLVDSLRRRGAQVKVYEKKIGEIFSIDEIKKALDENKDATAVALVHNETSSGMAFRNLEDVVSEVKRRGLKLLVDSVSGFAAYKLLVNEWKIDAVATGSQKALASVPGMSFVALSDDGIEEIQGESLPSYLDISLHLKFQDKGETPFTPAVGVFNASLRAAELLEIEGIENRWKRHEACARFVREVLSSYGFLLFGNENNFSNTVVAGVPPIPDYRKKLLNEFNIEISGGMGELKEKIVRIGLLGVVDSRAVNKLLEATAKLLDKNYDYLPPRECKLPELLEKEVEWS, encoded by the coding sequence ATGCTTTTAATTCCTGGACCAGTTGAAGTACCAAGAAGCGTAAGAGAAGCCTCAACATTAGTAGTTAATCACAGAAGTGAAAAATTTAGAGAGATAGTAAGAAAATTGGAAAGTTTAATGAATAAGCATTTTAGTGCGAGCAGGACTGCTTTACTTACGGGATCGGGTACTTTAGCTGTTGAAGCAATGGTATATTCGTTGATTAAACCTAACGAAAAAGTAATTAGTTTTCCTTACGGTGAATTTGGCAATAGGCTAGTGGACTCTTTGAGAAGAAGAGGAGCTCAAGTAAAAGTGTATGAGAAAAAGATTGGCGAAATTTTCTCTATAGATGAAATAAAGAAAGCATTAGATGAAAATAAAGATGCGACTGCAGTAGCTTTAGTTCATAATGAAACTAGTTCTGGAATGGCATTTAGAAATTTAGAAGATGTAGTAAGTGAAGTAAAGAGAAGAGGATTAAAATTATTAGTAGACTCTGTATCCGGTTTTGCTGCTTATAAATTATTAGTAAATGAATGGAAAATAGATGCAGTAGCTACTGGTAGTCAGAAAGCTCTTGCCTCTGTACCAGGAATGTCATTTGTGGCTTTATCGGATGACGGTATTGAGGAAATACAAGGAGAGTCACTTCCTTCATATCTTGATATTTCTCTCCATCTTAAGTTCCAGGATAAAGGAGAAACTCCATTTACTCCAGCTGTTGGCGTGTTTAATGCATCTTTAAGAGCAGCAGAATTATTAGAGATCGAAGGCATAGAAAATAGATGGAAAAGGCATGAGGCTTGCGCAAGATTTGTAAGGGAAGTACTATCTTCTTATGGTTTCTTACTTTTTGGAAATGAAAATAATTTTTCAAATACTGTAGTTGCAGGTGTACCACCGATTCCAGATTATAGAAAGAAATTACTAAATGAATTTAATATTGAAATATCTGGAGGAATGGGAGAATTAAAGGAAAAGATAGTAAGAATTGGATTGCTAGGAGTTGTTGATAGTAGAGCTGTAAATAAATTATTGGAGGCTACTGCCAAGTTATTAGATAAAAATTATGACTATTTACCTCCAAGAGAATGTAAGCTTCCAGAATTACTAGAAAAAGAAGTTGAATGGAGTTAA